In a genomic window of Hymenobacter chitinivorans DSM 11115:
- a CDS encoding TonB-dependent receptor: MLSTFSHPVLGQNPAVLRGFVTDSLSGQRLPGVGIRLDGQPQGTASDAAGTFRLANLPAGTYTVRATALGYRSPATTVTLTAGSTQTLNLRLSAVALSLREVTVSQPRDPNQSVAAISHIDQALRPVNSAQDLLRLVPGLFIAQHAGGGKAEQIFLRGFDCDHGTDFAVSIDGLPVNMVSHAHGQGYADFHFVIPETVEQLRVYKGPYTARFGDFATAGAGEFTTKTSLDRSQIKVEVGRFDTRRALVMLDLLGHNKHHLLSKKPESAYVAAEYNFTNSYFDQKQHFQRFNGLAKYTGQLTDQTSLTLLGSHFTSNWDASGQIPERGVAEGLISRYGSIDPTEGGSTSRTNASAVLTTGLPHDAVLRQQAYYSKYDFSLYSNFTFFLQDPVNGDEIQQLDNRHLFGYTATYEQSTQLGSRSLHSTLGVGTRNDFSNLGLRHTVRREVLDTVTTGKLYERNLNAYLDETLPLTEQLTLNAAVRADVFTFDFRGQLYDTTSLSLQPLRGRVTKARVSPKLNLYYELTPQVQLFVRSGIGFHSNDARGVIRGTVGQNVLPRAIGYEVGSTFKPVPSLVVNAAVWALHLQDELVYIGDAGEVESTGPTRRFGLDASVRYQLTPSLFADLDLNFNHGRQVAAPKGANYIPLAPSFTSIGGLTLKRPSGLNASLRYRYIDDRPANDDGSITARGYFLLDAVVSYTKAWFQLGATVENLLNVEWNQAQFATETRLPTEPVGTSVDELHFTPGTPFYLKATFSVFF, encoded by the coding sequence TTGCTATCCACTTTCTCCCATCCGGTGCTGGGCCAAAACCCGGCGGTACTGCGCGGCTTTGTCACCGATTCGCTGTCGGGGCAGCGCCTGCCCGGCGTGGGTATCCGCCTCGATGGGCAGCCCCAGGGCACGGCTTCCGACGCGGCCGGGACTTTTCGCCTTGCCAATCTGCCGGCGGGCACCTACACCGTGCGGGCTACGGCCCTGGGCTACCGCAGCCCGGCTACCACCGTCACGCTTACGGCCGGCTCTACTCAGACGCTGAACCTGCGGCTTTCGGCCGTGGCCCTGAGCCTGCGCGAAGTCACCGTGTCCCAGCCCCGGGACCCGAACCAGTCGGTGGCCGCCATTTCCCACATCGACCAGGCGCTGCGGCCCGTCAACTCGGCCCAGGATCTGCTGCGGCTGGTGCCGGGCCTCTTTATTGCCCAGCACGCCGGCGGGGGCAAGGCCGAGCAAATCTTCCTGCGCGGCTTCGACTGTGACCATGGCACCGACTTCGCCGTGAGCATCGACGGGCTGCCGGTGAACATGGTGAGCCACGCCCACGGCCAGGGCTACGCCGACTTTCACTTCGTCATTCCCGAAACCGTGGAACAGCTGCGCGTCTACAAAGGGCCGTACACGGCCCGGTTCGGGGATTTCGCCACGGCCGGGGCGGGGGAGTTTACTACCAAAACCAGCCTGGACCGTAGCCAGATCAAGGTGGAAGTGGGCCGGTTCGACACCCGCCGGGCCCTGGTCATGCTGGACTTGCTAGGCCACAACAAGCACCACTTGCTGAGCAAAAAGCCGGAAAGCGCCTACGTGGCGGCCGAGTACAACTTTACCAATTCCTACTTCGACCAGAAGCAGCACTTCCAGCGCTTCAACGGCCTGGCCAAGTACACCGGTCAGCTCACCGACCAAACGTCGCTCACGCTGCTGGGCTCCCACTTTACTTCCAACTGGGACGCCAGCGGGCAGATTCCGGAGCGGGGCGTGGCCGAGGGGCTGATTTCGCGCTACGGCAGCATCGACCCCACCGAGGGCGGCAGCACCAGCCGCACCAACGCTTCGGCGGTGCTGACCACCGGCCTGCCCCACGACGCGGTGTTGCGGCAGCAGGCCTACTACTCGAAGTACGATTTCAGCCTGTATTCCAACTTCACCTTCTTCCTGCAGGACCCGGTAAACGGCGACGAAATTCAGCAGCTCGACAACCGCCACCTGTTTGGCTACACCGCTACCTACGAGCAAAGCACCCAGCTCGGCAGCCGCAGCTTGCACTCGACGCTGGGCGTGGGCACCCGCAACGACTTTTCAAATCTGGGCCTGCGCCACACCGTGCGCCGCGAGGTGCTGGATACTGTGACAACCGGCAAACTCTACGAGCGGAACCTCAACGCCTACCTCGACGAAACCCTGCCGCTGACCGAGCAGCTGACCCTGAATGCCGCAGTGCGGGCCGACGTGTTTACCTTCGACTTCCGCGGCCAGCTCTACGATACCACTTCGTTGAGTCTGCAGCCGCTGCGGGGCCGCGTGACCAAGGCCCGGGTGTCGCCGAAGCTGAATCTGTACTACGAGCTGACGCCCCAGGTGCAGCTCTTCGTGCGCTCCGGTATCGGGTTTCACTCCAATGATGCCCGGGGCGTGATTCGGGGCACGGTGGGGCAGAATGTGCTGCCTCGGGCTATTGGCTACGAGGTGGGCAGCACGTTTAAGCCCGTGCCCAGCCTGGTCGTCAACGCAGCCGTGTGGGCCCTGCACCTGCAGGACGAGCTGGTGTACATCGGCGACGCGGGCGAGGTGGAAAGCACCGGCCCCACCCGCCGCTTCGGTCTCGACGCCTCGGTCCGCTACCAGCTGACGCCCTCCCTGTTTGCCGATCTGGACCTGAATTTCAACCACGGCCGGCAGGTGGCGGCGCCCAAGGGGGCCAACTACATTCCGCTGGCGCCCAGCTTCACCAGCATCGGCGGCCTGACGCTGAAGCGGCCCTCGGGCCTCAATGCCAGCCTGCGCTACCGCTACATCGACGACCGGCCGGCCAACGACGACGGCAGCATTACGGCCCGGGGCTACTTCCTGCTCGATGCGGTGGTGAGCTACACCAAGGCCTGGTTTCAGCTGGGCGCTACCGTCGAAAACCTGCTCAACGTGGAGTGGAACCAGGCTCAGTTTGCTACCGAAACCCGCCTGCCCACCGAGCCCGTGGGCACGTCGGTGGATGAGCTGCACTTCACGCCCGGCACGCCATTTTACCTGAAAGCCACCTTCAGCGTCTTTTTCTAA
- a CDS encoding YciE/YciF ferroxidase family protein, producing the protein MAQLTDLHDLLCHEVQAMYSAEKLIVAGLPRMIEKAHNEELKHAFRKHLTETEKQVERLQEVAKLLNIDADGDSNPGMKGIIAEGEKVMEKNKESEVLDAALICGAQKIEHYEIAGYGTAVYLANELGLEAVARILDATLEEEKNTNSILNHLAKNTVNPMAE; encoded by the coding sequence ATGGCCCAGTTAACCGATTTGCACGACCTGCTTTGTCACGAAGTTCAGGCTATGTACAGCGCCGAGAAGCTCATCGTGGCCGGCCTGCCCCGCATGATTGAAAAAGCCCACAACGAGGAGCTTAAGCACGCTTTCCGCAAGCACCTGACCGAAACCGAAAAGCAGGTGGAGCGCCTGCAGGAAGTTGCCAAGCTGCTCAACATCGACGCCGACGGCGACTCCAACCCCGGAATGAAGGGCATCATTGCCGAAGGTGAGAAGGTGATGGAAAAGAACAAAGAATCCGAAGTGCTGGACGCGGCCCTGATCTGCGGGGCCCAGAAGATTGAGCACTACGAAATTGCCGGCTACGGCACGGCCGTATACCTGGCCAACGAGCTGGGCCTGGAAGCTGTGGCCCGCATCCTGGACGCCACCCTGGAAGAAGAAAAGAACACCAACTCGATTCTGAATCACTTGGCCAAAAACACGGTAAACCCCATGGCCGAGTAA
- a CDS encoding murein L,D-transpeptidase catalytic domain family protein, protein MFFPGRLRWQCLLGVVAAGLLVAESGCQSAEKESRKPTIGSQTMCQAPVPVAAAAPPDSLQPVALAPLPGLSAEVRQQVAELYQALGSEAQELRLPVLERACVGYLTLRHAGRIRRPAVLAVADMDLPSTKKRLWVLDLNKKRVLQHSYVAHGRGSGYVRARRFSNRIKSACTALGFYRTADTYDGKHGLSRRLHGLDPGQNSNALDRYVVLHGADYAGQAYLAKHQQLGYSRGCPALPPEQYRAVIKAVGEGACLFLSGPGLESKWLDGGVAAQQLAARGWQ, encoded by the coding sequence GTGTTTTTCCCCGGTCGGCTTCGGTGGCAATGCCTGTTGGGCGTCGTTGCGGCGGGGCTGCTGGTCGCAGAAAGCGGCTGCCAGTCGGCCGAAAAGGAGAGCCGCAAGCCTACCATCGGCAGCCAGACCATGTGCCAGGCCCCGGTGCCCGTAGCCGCCGCGGCCCCGCCCGACTCCTTGCAGCCCGTAGCGTTGGCACCATTGCCGGGCCTTTCGGCGGAAGTGCGGCAGCAGGTGGCAGAGCTGTACCAAGCCCTGGGCAGCGAAGCCCAAGAGCTGCGCCTGCCGGTGCTGGAGCGGGCCTGCGTGGGCTACCTCACGCTGCGCCACGCCGGCCGCATCCGCCGCCCCGCCGTGCTGGCTGTGGCCGACATGGATTTGCCCTCAACCAAAAAGCGGCTCTGGGTGCTGGATTTGAACAAAAAGCGGGTGCTGCAGCACAGCTACGTGGCCCACGGCCGGGGCTCGGGCTACGTGCGGGCCCGGCGCTTTTCCAACCGGATTAAGTCGGCCTGCACGGCCCTGGGCTTCTACCGCACCGCCGATACCTACGACGGCAAGCACGGCCTCTCGCGCCGCCTGCACGGCCTCGACCCGGGCCAGAACAGCAACGCCCTGGACCGCTACGTGGTGCTGCACGGCGCCGACTACGCCGGGCAAGCATACCTGGCCAAACACCAACAGTTGGGCTACAGCCGGGGCTGCCCGGCCCTGCCGCCCGAGCAGTACCGCGCCGTCATCAAGGCGGTGGGGGAGGGAGCCTGCCTGTTTTTGAGCGGGCCCGGGCTGGAGTCGAAGTGGCTGGATGGAGGCGTGGCAGCTCAGCAGCTGGCAGCCCGGGGCTGGCAGTAG